A single window of Helicobacter pylori DNA harbors:
- the proS gene encoding proline--tRNA ligase encodes MLFSKLFAPTLKEPPKDAVLKSHKHLAQAGYIYQVGSGIYNFLPLAKKVLDKIENITHKRMQEHGAQNILMSFVVLASLWEKSGRLDKYGKELLVFKDRKNNDFVLSPTLEENITEIAANFIKSYKQLPMHLYQIHTKFRDEIRPRFGLVRAREFIMKDGYSFHEDAESLDKEFLNTQSAYKEILSDLGLDFRIVEADSGAIGGSKSREFVVLTECGEDTIVVCQNCDYAANIEIAKRSKRPEPLNVPKAQLAKFPTPNTTSAQSVAEFFKTEPYFVLKALVKKVIHRDKETLACFFVRGDDNLEEVKALNALNIIGANALELREASQEDLNHAGLIAGFIGPYGLKKHVSYIIFDEDLKESDCLIVGANEKDFHAVGVDLKGFENLVYADIVQVKESDCCPNCQGALKYHKSLEVGHIFKLGQGYAKSLKASFLDKNGKEQFFEMGCYGIGISRLLSAILEQKSDDLGCVWTKNTAPFDVVIVVSNWKDEAQKKLAFEVYERLLQKGVDALLDDRDARFGAKMRDFELIGERLALIVGKQTLESKEFECIKRANLEKQTIKDIELEEKILEMLASE; translated from the coding sequence ATGCTATTTTCAAAACTCTTTGCCCCCACTCTCAAAGAACCCCCAAAAGATGCCGTGTTAAAAAGCCATAAGCACTTAGCTCAAGCAGGATACATTTATCAAGTAGGCAGCGGGATTTATAATTTTTTGCCCTTAGCTAAAAAAGTGCTAGACAAAATAGAAAACATCACGCACAAACGCATGCAAGAGCATGGGGCGCAAAATATTTTAATGAGTTTTGTGGTTTTGGCGAGTTTGTGGGAAAAATCAGGCCGTTTGGATAAATACGGCAAGGAATTACTGGTTTTTAAAGACCGCAAAAACAATGATTTTGTTTTAAGCCCCACTTTAGAAGAAAATATCACCGAAATTGCCGCTAATTTCATTAAAAGCTACAAGCAATTACCCATGCATCTCTATCAAATCCACACGAAATTCCGTGATGAAATCCGCCCTCGATTCGGGCTGGTGAGAGCGAGGGAATTTATCATGAAAGATGGTTATAGCTTTCATGAAGACGCTGAGAGTTTGGATAAGGAATTTTTAAACACGCAAAGCGCTTATAAAGAGATTTTAAGCGATTTGGGTTTGGATTTTCGCATTGTGGAAGCGGATAGCGGGGCGATTGGAGGGAGTAAAAGCAGGGAATTTGTCGTTTTAACAGAATGCGGGGAAGACACGATCGTGGTGTGTCAAAATTGCGATTATGCCGCCAATATTGAAATCGCTAAACGCTCTAAAAGGCCTGAGCCTTTAAATGTCCCCAAAGCGCAATTAGCGAAATTCCCTACCCCTAATACCACCAGCGCGCAAAGCGTGGCGGAGTTTTTTAAAACAGAGCCTTATTTTGTTTTAAAAGCGCTTGTTAAAAAAGTGATCCATAGAGATAAAGAAACCCTAGCGTGCTTTTTTGTTAGAGGCGATGACAATTTAGAGGAAGTTAAAGCCCTGAACGCCTTGAACATTATAGGAGCGAACGCTTTGGAATTAAGAGAGGCCAGTCAAGAAGATTTAAACCACGCAGGACTAATAGCGGGCTTTATAGGGCCTTATGGCTTGAAAAAGCATGTTTCTTACATTATTTTTGATGAAGATTTAAAAGAGAGCGATTGCTTGATCGTTGGGGCTAATGAAAAGGATTTTCATGCGGTGGGCGTGGATTTAAAAGGGTTTGAAAATCTTGTTTATGCGGATATTGTCCAGGTTAAAGAGAGCGATTGTTGCCCTAATTGTCAAGGAGCGTTGAAATACCATAAGAGTTTGGAGGTGGGGCATATTTTCAAACTCGGGCAAGGCTATGCTAAAAGCTTGAAGGCTAGTTTCTTGGATAAGAATGGCAAGGAGCAATTTTTTGAAATGGGGTGCTATGGGATAGGCATTAGCCGATTGCTCAGCGCGATTTTAGAGCAAAAAAGCGATGATCTAGGCTGTGTATGGACGAAAAATACCGCTCCTTTTGATGTGGTGATCGTGGTTTCTAACTGGAAAGATGAAGCGCAAAAAAAACTCGCTTTTGAAGTGTATGAAAGGCTGCTCCAAAAGGGCGTTGATGCGTTGTTAGATGACAGAGACGCGCGTTTTGGGGCGAAGATGAGGGATTTTGAATTGATTGGGGAACGATTAGCACTCATTGTTGGGAAGCAAACTTTAGAGAGTAAGGAATTTGAATGCATCAAACGCGCTAATTTAGAAAAACAAACGATCAAAGACATTGAATTAGAAGAAAAAATTTTAGAAATGTTAGCGAGCGAATAA
- the hemA gene encoding glutamyl-tRNA reductase, which yields MELETHLSKYFTLAFTHKSMSLEMREKLAINSPIMLKEFLQTIKNHCPNIKECMVLSTCNRFEIYASLKHGANTNEQKNALLKILAQNKKMSVSDLEKCVLINTDESAVHHVFSVCSSLDSLVVGETQITGQMKNAYKFAFEEKFCSKDLTRLLHFAFKCAAKVRNLTGISKQGVSISSVAVKEALSIFEKEKIKDKKALVIGLGEMAQLVIKHLLNKQFEALILGRNAAKFEDFVKGLEEPKKVSFQNIENLKTHINEYELLFCATSSPNFIVRNSLVKKTIFRRFWFDLAVPRNIEKPVLDNIFLYSVDDLEPMVRENVGNRQESRTKAYEIVGLATMEFYQWIQSLEVEPLIKDLRELARISAQKELQKALKKRYVPKEYESNIEKILHNAFNTFLHHPTIALKKNAQKEESDVLVGAIKNLFNLDKSSANHVQNLNLYKCEYYEE from the coding sequence ATGGAGTTAGAAACTCATTTGTCAAAATATTTCACCCTAGCCTTCACGCATAAAAGCATGAGCTTAGAAATGCGCGAAAAACTCGCTATTAATTCGCCCATAATGCTTAAAGAATTTTTACAAACGATTAAAAACCATTGCCCCAATATCAAAGAGTGCATGGTGCTATCCACATGCAATCGCTTTGAAATCTATGCGAGCCTGAAACACGGCGCTAATACTAATGAACAAAAAAACGCGTTACTAAAAATTTTGGCTCAAAATAAAAAAATGAGCGTGTCTGATTTAGAAAAATGCGTTTTAATCAATACTGATGAAAGCGCAGTCCATCATGTCTTTAGCGTGTGCAGCAGTTTGGATAGCTTGGTGGTTGGGGAAACTCAAATCACAGGGCAGATGAAAAACGCCTATAAATTCGCTTTTGAAGAGAAATTTTGCTCCAAAGATTTAACCCGATTGCTCCATTTTGCTTTCAAATGCGCCGCTAAAGTGCGCAATTTAACCGGCATTTCCAAGCAAGGGGTCTCCATCTCTTCAGTAGCCGTCAAAGAAGCGCTTAGTATTTTTGAAAAAGAAAAAATTAAGGATAAAAAAGCCCTTGTGATAGGGCTTGGCGAAATGGCTCAATTGGTCATCAAACACCTTTTAAACAAGCAATTTGAAGCGCTTATATTAGGGCGTAATGCGGCTAAATTTGAAGATTTTGTCAAAGGATTAGAAGAGCCTAAAAAAGTGAGCTTTCAAAATATAGAAAATTTAAAAACCCATATCAATGAATACGAACTGCTTTTTTGCGCCACTTCTTCGCCGAACTTTATCGTGCGAAATTCCTTAGTAAAAAAAACGATTTTCAGGCGTTTTTGGTTTGATTTAGCCGTGCCACGGAATATTGAAAAGCCCGTATTGGATAATATTTTCTTATACAGCGTGGATGATTTAGAGCCTATGGTTAGGGAAAATGTGGGAAACAGGCAAGAGAGTAGGACAAAAGCTTATGAGATTGTAGGGCTTGCCACAATGGAATTTTACCAATGGATCCAAAGTTTAGAAGTAGAGCCTTTGATTAAGGATTTAAGGGAATTGGCTAGGATTTCAGCCCAAAAGGAATTGCAAAAGGCGCTTAAAAAACGCTATGTGCCTAAAGAATACGAAAGCAATATTGAAAAGATCTTGCACAACGCTTTCAACACTTTTTTGCACCACCCCACCATCGCCTTAAAAAAGAACGCTCAAAAAGAAGAATCCGATGTGCTTGTGGGCGCGATTAAAAACCTGTTTAATTTAGACAAATCTAGTGCTAATCATGTCCAGAATTTGAATCTCTATAAATGCGAATATTACGAGGAATAA
- a CDS encoding polyprenyl synthetase family protein: protein MQEKQLKTIQNKIASWIKEIESGFIDELFSKIGPSKMLRSKLMLALLDEKIDAILLDKALNLCAIVEMIQTASLLHDDVIDKATMRRKLPSINALFGNFNAVMLGDVFYSKAFFELSKMGEAIAQILSNAVLRLSRGEIEDVFVGESFNSDKQKYWRILEDKTAHFIEASLKSMAILLNKDAKIYADFGLNFGMAFQIIDDLLDITQDAKTLGKPNFSDFKEGKTTLPYLLLYEKLNQRDQGLLISYFKQDSHEIIEWTKEKFKQYGIIEETLKIAQVYSKKALEAIKGEDNLILEKLAQDVIYRTF from the coding sequence ATGCAAGAAAAACAACTCAAAACCATTCAAAATAAAATCGCTTCTTGGATCAAGGAAATTGAAAGCGGCTTTATAGATGAATTGTTTTCTAAGATTGGCCCTTCAAAGATGCTGCGTTCCAAACTCATGCTCGCTTTGTTAGACGAAAAAATAGACGCTATTTTATTGGATAAAGCACTCAATTTGTGTGCGATTGTGGAAATGATACAGACCGCTTCTTTATTGCATGATGATGTGATTGATAAGGCGACCATGCGCCGAAAACTCCCTAGCATTAACGCTCTTTTTGGGAATTTTAACGCCGTGATGCTTGGGGATGTGTTTTATTCTAAAGCCTTTTTTGAATTGTCTAAAATGGGTGAAGCAATCGCTCAAATCCTCTCTAATGCGGTTTTAAGGCTCTCTAGAGGCGAGATTGAAGACGTGTTTGTGGGGGAAAGTTTTAATAGCGACAAACAAAAATACTGGCGTATTTTAGAAGACAAGACCGCTCATTTCATAGAAGCGAGTCTAAAGAGCATGGCGATTCTTTTAAATAAAGACGCAAAAATATATGCGGATTTTGGATTAAATTTTGGCATGGCGTTTCAAATCATTGATGATTTATTAGACATCACTCAAGACGCCAAAACTCTAGGTAAGCCCAATTTTAGCGATTTTAAAGAGGGCAAAACCACTTTACCCTACTTGCTTTTATATGAAAAATTAAATCAGCGCGATCAAGGGCTTTTAATTTCCTATTTCAAACAAGATAGCCATGAAATCATAGAATGGACTAAGGAAAAATTCAAGCAATATGGTATCATAGAAGAAACCCTTAAAATCGCTCAAGTTTATTCTAAAAAGGCCCTTGAAGCCATTAAGGGGGAAGACAATTTGATTTTAGAAAAACTAGCGCAAGATGTCATTTATAGGACTTTTTAA
- a CDS encoding DUF2018 family protein, translated as MRDYSELEIFEGNPLDKWNDIIFHASKKLSKKELERLLELLALLETFIEKEDLEEKFESFAKALRMDEELQQKIEGRKTDIVIQSMANILSGNE; from the coding sequence ATGAGGGATTACAGCGAGCTTGAAATTTTTGAGGGAAACCCCTTAGACAAGTGGAATGACATTATTTTTCATGCGAGTAAAAAGCTTTCTAAAAAAGAGCTAGAAAGGCTTTTGGAGCTTCTGGCTCTCTTGGAAACTTTTATAGAAAAAGAAGACTTGGAAGAAAAGTTTGAATCTTTTGCTAAAGCTTTAAGAATGGATGAAGAGTTGCAACAAAAAATAGAGGGCAGAAAAACAGACATTGTGATCCAATCCATGGCGAATATTCTCAGCGGGAATGAATGA
- the dps gene encoding DNA starvation/stationary phase protection protein: MKTFEILKHLQADAIVLFMKVHNFHWNVKGTDFFNVHKATEEIYEEFADMFDDLAERIAQLGHHPLVTLSEALKLTRVKEETKTSFHSKDIFKEILGDYKHLEKEFKELSNTAEKEGDKVTVTYADDQLAKLQKSIWMLEAHLA, from the coding sequence ATGAAAACATTTGAAATTTTAAAACATTTGCAAGCGGATGCGATCGTGTTGTTTATGAAAGTGCATAACTTCCATTGGAATGTGAAAGGCACTGATTTTTTCAATGTGCATAAAGCCACTGAAGAAATTTATGAAGAGTTTGCGGACATGTTTGATGATCTCGCTGAAAGGATCGCTCAATTAGGACACCACCCCTTAGTCACTTTATCTGAAGCGCTCAAACTCACTCGCGTTAAAGAAGAAACTAAAACGAGCTTCCACTCTAAAGACATTTTTAAAGAAATTCTAGGCGATTACAAACACCTAGAAAAAGAATTTAAAGAGCTTTCTAACACCGCTGAAAAAGAAGGCGATAAAGTCACCGTAACTTATGCGGACGATCAATTGGCCAAGTTGCAAAAATCCATTTGGATGCTAGAAGCCCATTTGGCTTAA
- the flgS gene encoding acid survival sensor histidine kinase codes for MKKSKRLKRPYLKRSHLKHSDKASSFKGLLKKEDNVISLENFKPKESEDLLENFSNKKDMQELLGLLNQFILQSYKVEKEFKDYKALYEWVIEILPQAIWVMNENGSFFYKNSLANQSHEVFNKAKLENFNTEIEHENKSYLVQQNSIQGKQIITATDISTQKRQERLASMGKISAHLAHEIRNPVGSISLLASVLLKHANEKTKPIVVELQKALWRVERIIKATLLFSKGIQANRTKQSLKTLESDLKEALNCYTYSKDIDFLFNFSDEEGFFDFDLMGIVLQNFLYNAIDAIEALEESEQGQVKIKAFIQNEFIVFTIIDNGKEVENKSALFEPFETTKLKGNGLGLALSLQVVKAHEGSIALLENQEKTFEIKILNAS; via the coding sequence ATGAAAAAATCCAAGCGCTTAAAACGCCCTTATTTAAAGCGTTCCCATTTGAAACACTCTGATAAGGCTTCTTCTTTCAAGGGGTTGTTAAAAAAAGAAGATAATGTGATTTCATTAGAAAATTTTAAACCCAAAGAGAGCGAAGATTTATTAGAGAATTTTTCCAACAAAAAAGACATGCAAGAATTGCTAGGGCTTTTAAACCAATTCATTTTACAAAGCTACAAGGTGGAAAAGGAGTTTAAGGATTATAAAGCCCTTTATGAGTGGGTCATAGAGATTTTACCGCAAGCCATTTGGGTGATGAATGAAAACGGGAGCTTTTTTTATAAAAATTCTTTAGCCAATCAAAGCCATGAGGTGTTCAATAAGGCTAAATTAGAAAATTTTAACACTGAAATTGAACATGAAAATAAAAGCTATTTAGTCCAGCAAAACAGCATTCAAGGCAAGCAAATCATCACCGCAACCGATATTAGCACTCAAAAACGCCAAGAGCGGCTCGCTTCTATGGGGAAAATCTCAGCGCATTTAGCCCATGAGATCAGAAACCCTGTAGGCTCTATCTCTCTTTTAGCTTCGGTGTTATTAAAGCATGCGAACGAAAAGACTAAGCCCATTGTTGTGGAATTGCAAAAAGCTTTATGGCGCGTAGAAAGGATCATTAAAGCCACCTTGCTTTTTTCTAAAGGCATTCAAGCCAACCGCACCAAGCAAAGTTTGAAAACGCTAGAGAGCGATCTCAAAGAAGCCCTAAATTGCTACACTTACTCCAAAGACATTGATTTTCTTTTTAATTTTAGCGACGAAGAAGGGTTTTTTGACTTTGATTTGATGGGGATTGTGTTGCAAAATTTCTTGTATAACGCCATTGATGCGATTGAAGCCTTAGAAGAGAGCGAACAGGGTCAGGTCAAAATTAAAGCGTTCATTCAAAATGAATTTATCGTATTCACCATTATTGATAATGGCAAGGAAGTGGAAAACAAAAGCGCTTTATTTGAGCCTTTTGAAACCACTAAATTAAAGGGTAATGGCCTAGGGTTAGCCCTGTCTTTGCAAGTGGTTAAGGCCCATGAAGGGAGCATTGCGCTATTAGAAAATCAAGAAAAAACCTTTGAAATTAAAATTCTTAACGCTTCTTAA
- a CDS encoding flagellar basal body P-ring protein FlgI, protein MKRVFLYLIFVLAFHKLLAEKIGDIASVVGVRDNQLIGYGLVIGLNGTGDKSGSKFTMQSISNMLESVNVKISADDIKSKNVAAVMITASLPPFARQGDKIDIHISSIGDAKSIQGGTLVMTPLNAVDGNIYALAQGAIISGNSSNLLSANIINGATIEREVSYDLFHKNAMTLSLKNPNFKNAIQVQNTLNKVFGNKVAIALDPKTIQITRPERLSMVEFLALVQEIPINYSAKNKIIVDEKSGTIVSGVDIIVHPIVVTSQDITLKITKEPLNDSKNTQDLDNNMSLDTAHNTLSSNGKNITIAGVVKALQKIGVSAKGMVSILQALKKSGAISAEMEIL, encoded by the coding sequence TTGAAACGGGTGTTTTTGTATCTTATTTTTGTATTAGCCTTCCACAAGCTTTTGGCCGAAAAAATAGGCGATATAGCGAGCGTGGTGGGCGTAAGGGATAACCAGCTGATTGGCTATGGGCTTGTGATTGGCCTAAATGGCACAGGGGATAAATCCGGCTCAAAATTCACCATGCAATCCATTTCTAACATGCTAGAGAGCGTGAACGTTAAAATTTCTGCAGATGATATTAAATCTAAAAATGTCGCTGCCGTGATGATTACAGCCTCCTTGCCCCCCTTTGCAAGACAGGGCGATAAGATTGATATTCACATTTCTTCTATTGGCGATGCGAAATCCATTCAAGGAGGGACTTTGGTGATGACCCCTTTAAATGCGGTAGATGGGAATATTTACGCCCTCGCTCAAGGGGCTATCATTTCGGGCAATTCTAGTAACTTGCTCTCAGCCAATATCATCAATGGGGCGACTATTGAAAGGGAAGTTTCGTATGATTTGTTCCATAAAAACGCCATGACTTTAAGCCTGAAAAACCCTAATTTTAAAAACGCTATCCAAGTGCAAAACACTCTAAATAAAGTATTTGGCAATAAAGTAGCCATAGCGCTAGATCCCAAAACCATTCAAATCACTCGCCCAGAGCGTCTTTCTATGGTAGAGTTTTTAGCCTTAGTGCAAGAAATCCCTATTAATTACAGCGCGAAAAATAAGATCATTGTAGATGAAAAATCAGGCACGATCGTTTCAGGAGTGGATATAATAGTGCATCCGATAGTGGTTACAAGCCAAGACATCACGCTTAAAATCACTAAAGAGCCTTTAAATGATTCTAAAAACACGCAGGATTTAGACAATAACATGTCCTTAGACACCGCTCACAACACGCTGAGCTCTAACGGGAAAAACATCACCATTGCCGGGGTGGTAAAAGCCTTACAAAAAATTGGCGTGAGCGCTAAGGGGATGGTTTCAATCTTGCAAGCCCTAAAAAAGAGCGGTGCGATTAGCGCTGAAATGGAGATATTATGA
- a CDS encoding DEAD/DEAH box helicase, with translation MELNQPPLPTEIDDDAYHKPSFNDLGLKESVLKSVYEAGFTSPSPIQEKAIPAVLQGRDVIAQAQTGTGKTAAFALPIINNLKNNHTIEALVITPTRELAMQISDEIFKLGKHTRTKTVCVYGGQSVKKQCEFIKKNPQVMIATPGRLLDHLKNERIHKFVPKVVVLDESDEMLDMGFLDDIEEIFDYLPSEAQILLFSATMPEPIKRLADKILENPIKIHIAPSNITNTDITQRFYVINEHERAEAIMRLLDTQAPKKSIVFTRTKKEADELHQFLASKNYKSTALHGDMDQRDRRSSIMAFKKNDADVLVATDVASRGLDISGVSHVFNYHLPLNTESYIHRIGRTGRAGKKGMAITLVTPLEYKELLRMQKEIDSEIELFEIPTINENQIIKTLHDAKVSEGTISLYEQLTEIFEPSQLVLKLLSLQFETSKIGLNQQEIDAIQNPKEKTPKPSNKKTHPHEPARSFKKGHYREKGSKTNHHSKKPKRR, from the coding sequence ATGGAATTGAATCAACCACCACTCCCTACAGAAATTGATGATGACGCTTATCATAAGCCGAGTTTTAATGATTTGGGCTTAAAAGAATCGGTTTTAAAATCCGTTTATGAAGCCGGTTTCACTTCCCCAAGCCCCATTCAAGAAAAGGCCATTCCGGCTGTTTTGCAAGGCCGAGATGTCATCGCGCAAGCCCAAACAGGCACAGGAAAAACCGCCGCTTTCGCTCTGCCCATTATCAACAACCTTAAAAACAACCACACCATAGAGGCCTTAGTGATCACGCCCACCAGAGAATTAGCCATGCAAATTAGCGATGAGATTTTTAAATTGGGCAAACACACCAGGACTAAAACCGTGTGCGTGTATGGAGGCCAGAGCGTTAAAAAACAATGCGAATTTATTAAGAAAAACCCCCAAGTGATGATCGCCACACCAGGAAGGCTGTTGGATCATTTAAAGAATGAGCGCATCCATAAATTTGTGCCTAAAGTGGTCGTTTTAGATGAAAGCGATGAAATGCTGGATATGGGGTTTTTAGACGATATTGAAGAGATTTTTGACTACCTCCCTAGCGAAGCGCAGATTTTGCTTTTTTCAGCCACGATGCCAGAGCCGATTAAAAGGCTAGCGGATAAGATTTTAGAAAACCCTATTAAAATCCATATCGCTCCTTCTAATATCACTAACACCGACATCACCCAACGCTTTTATGTGATCAACGAGCATGAGAGGGCTGAAGCGATCATGCGCCTTTTAGACACCCAAGCGCCCAAAAAGAGCATTGTTTTCACGCGCACCAAAAAAGAGGCCGATGAATTGCATCAGTTCCTTGCTTCTAAAAATTACAAAAGCACCGCCTTGCATGGGGATATGGATCAAAGGGATCGCCGCTCTTCTATCATGGCGTTTAAAAAAAATGACGCTGATGTGTTGGTGGCTACAGATGTGGCGAGCCGTGGGCTAGATATTAGCGGTGTAAGCCATGTGTTTAATTACCACTTGCCCCTAAACACCGAGAGCTATATCCATCGCATCGGGAGAACCGGGCGAGCGGGCAAAAAAGGCATGGCGATCACTTTAGTAACCCCCTTAGAATACAAAGAGCTTTTACGCATGCAAAAAGAAATTGATTCAGAGATTGAACTTTTTGAAATCCCCACCATTAACGAAAATCAGATCATCAAAACCTTACATGACGCTAAAGTGTCTGAAGGGACTATCAGCCTTTATGAACAGCTTACCGAAATTTTTGAGCCGTCTCAATTGGTTTTAAAACTTTTGAGTTTGCAGTTTGAAACCAGCAAAATCGGCTTGAACCAGCAAGAAATTGATGCGATTCAAAACCCTAAAGAAAAAACGCCAAAACCCTCTAACAAAAAAACGCACCCGCATGAGCCAGCACGTTCTTTCAAAAAGGGCCATTACAGGGAAAAAGGCTCTAAAACGAACCACCATTCTAAAAAACCCAAACGCCGTTAA
- a CDS encoding prohibitin family protein — protein MPIDLNEHLKKKNPQRENPTPNTPNNGGRFIPPSNSFNSKKLSVLIVIVLLGVIAFLAKPFEVISSGEIGIKITAGKYEPTPLQPGIHFFVPIIQDILIVDTRIRNINFSRTEDMGVAGKNQGIFRNDAINVMDSRGLTVSIELTVQYRLNPQTTPQTIATYGLSWEQKIINPVVRDVVRSVVGRYPAEDLPIKRNEIAALINSGINKEVSKLPNTPVELSSIQLREIVLPAKIKEQIEKVQIARQESERVKYEVERSKQEAQKQAALAKGEADANRIKAQGVADAIVIEAKAKSQANLSISQSLSDKLLRLRQIEVQGQFNEALKTNNNAQIMLTPGGAVPNIWIDTKSKVKSSIAETKEP, from the coding sequence ATGCCCATTGATTTGAACGAACATTTAAAAAAGAAAAATCCTCAAAGAGAAAACCCCACGCCTAATACGCCTAATAATGGGGGGCGTTTCATCCCGCCGTCTAACTCTTTTAATTCTAAAAAACTATCGGTTTTAATCGTCATTGTCCTTTTAGGCGTTATCGCTTTTTTGGCCAAGCCTTTTGAAGTGATCAGCTCAGGAGAAATTGGCATTAAGATCACCGCCGGGAAATACGAACCCACCCCCTTACAGCCAGGGATCCACTTTTTTGTGCCTATCATTCAAGACATTCTCATTGTAGATACAAGGATCAGGAATATCAATTTTTCACGCACCGAGGACATGGGCGTGGCGGGTAAAAACCAAGGGATTTTTAGAAACGACGCTATTAATGTGATGGATAGTAGGGGTTTGACCGTTTCTATTGAACTCACCGTGCAATACCGCCTAAACCCCCAAACCACCCCCCAAACGATCGCTACTTATGGCTTGTCTTGGGAGCAAAAAATCATCAACCCTGTGGTGCGCGATGTGGTGCGATCTGTCGTGGGGCGCTATCCGGCTGAAGATTTACCCATTAAGCGCAATGAAATCGCCGCTTTGATCAATAGCGGTATCAATAAAGAAGTTTCTAAGCTCCCCAACACCCCTGTGGAATTAAGCTCTATCCAATTGAGAGAAATCGTCTTGCCCGCTAAGATTAAAGAGCAAATTGAAAAAGTCCAAATCGCGCGCCAAGAATCAGAAAGGGTAAAATACGAGGTGGAGCGCTCCAAACAAGAAGCTCAAAAACAAGCCGCTCTGGCTAAAGGGGAAGCGGACGCTAACAGGATTAAGGCTCAGGGCGTGGCGGATGCGATCGTGATTGAGGCTAAGGCAAAATCTCAAGCTAATTTAAGCATTTCGCAAAGCTTGAGCGACAAGCTTTTAAGACTGCGCCAAATTGAAGTTCAAGGCCAGTTTAATGAAGCGTTAAAAACGAACAACAACGCTCAAATCATGCTCACTCCAGGTGGGGCTGTGCCTAACATTTGGATTGACACTAAAAGTAAGGTTAAATCTAGTATTGCCGAGACTAAAGAGCCTTAA
- a CDS encoding DUF2393 domain-containing protein — MASLAFIQAFLESFKGFLSQATLISVLIASVLILFCAILLFLALLLRNRWASYITTAAFLGAFLSMPFVLNVLLTQAIYPIETHILHANPLSYSNAFSLQVGVKNISKFSLNKCVLRLEVLKNPHNFVEERAFKWFVKKSYEKIFKEKILPEESKVFSFFIDDYPYSKTAPYQVSLFCL; from the coding sequence ATGGCGTCTCTTGCCTTTATCCAAGCTTTTTTGGAGTCTTTTAAGGGCTTTTTAAGCCAAGCGACTTTAATCAGCGTTTTAATAGCGAGCGTTTTAATCCTTTTTTGCGCGATTTTGCTCTTTTTGGCTCTGCTTTTAAGAAACCGCTGGGCTAGTTATATAACAACAGCAGCTTTTTTGGGCGCGTTTTTAAGCATGCCTTTTGTTTTGAATGTTTTACTCACTCAAGCGATTTACCCCATAGAAACGCACATCTTGCACGCTAATCCCTTAAGTTATAGCAACGCCTTTTCTTTGCAAGTGGGAGTCAAAAACATTTCCAAATTCAGTCTAAACAAATGCGTTTTACGCCTAGAAGTCCTTAAAAACCCTCACAATTTTGTGGAAGAGCGAGCTTTTAAATGGTTTGTCAAAAAAAGCTATGAAAAAATTTTTAAAGAAAAGATTTTGCCTGAAGAATCCAAAGTCTTTTCATTTTTTATTGACGACTACCCTTATTCAAAAACAGCCCCTTATCAAGTTTCTTTGTTTTGTTTATAG